The Anaerotignum faecicola genome segment AGGAGCAGCCCATGCAGGCACCAAGCCGCAGCCCATGCGTTCTTCAAAGCTGAGCTGACCGCTTGTTTTGGTGGCAGCGGAAAGGGCTTTCAGCATGGGTTCGGGACCGCAGGTATAGAAATAGGTGTAATCGGGAATGGTTTTCACCACATCCGTAACGAAGCCCTTTGTGCCGACAGAGCCGTCTGCCGTTGCGATATGCACTTCTGCGCCCAGTGCTTTAAATTCTTCTGCATAGAAGATTTCGTCCTTTGTATTAAAGCCGAGAATGACGATGGGCTTTTTCCCCTCCGCAAGCAGATTTTTCGCTAGACGATACATCGGGGGAACGCCTACGCCGCCGCCAATCAGCAGGGGCTTGTCTCCGCTCTTGGAGGTATCGTAGCCATTGCCTAATCCTGTCAGAATGTCCAGCTTATGGGGGGCTTTCATTTTGCTCATGGCCTCTGTGCCTTTGCCAACGATTTTATAAAGAATCGTCAGTGTGTTTTCGTCATAATCGCAGACGGAAATGGGGCGGCGCAGAAAAAAGCCTTTTAATTGAATATTCACAAACTGACCTGCGGCGGTAATGGCAGAGGTAT includes the following:
- a CDS encoding dihydroorotate dehydrogenase electron transfer subunit is translated as MKQSVFKIQSNERLTESVCKMVLAGDTSAITAAGQFVNIQLKGFFLRRPISVCDYDENTLTILYKIVGKGTEAMSKMKAPHKLDILTGLGNGYDTSKSGDKPLLIGGGVGVPPMYRLAKNLLAEGKKPIVILGFNTKDEIFYAEEFKALGAEVHIATADGSVGTKGFVTDVVKTIPDYTYFYTCGPEPMLKALSAATKTSGQLSFEERMGCGLVPAWAAP